The Vicinamibacteria bacterium genome includes a window with the following:
- a CDS encoding S41 family peptidase — translation MSPRSRLLIAVLSTGLIGYVAVGSLLGRVLGDTSYGQLAVFNEVVRLVLEAYVEPVNLDRAMAGARLGLGDALDGDSGYLDPEEFRLYQQPAKETDAEIGAVLTRRFAFLMVVAARPGSPAERAGIKSGDIIRTIDGKHSRPLAVPTGQRLLRGAPGSVVKLGILRAGSDPLEVSVVRERLTPAAPHGKMLEDGTGYLKVAEFPARVADDVRNEVEALKRGGAKSLVLDLRDSAYGPPAEGVKVAEVFVKGGVVAKLSGTKVAEQVFTADPARSAWDRPMAVLVDTGTAGAAEIVAAALLDSGRAPVVGERTFGRAGVQKAVPLPEGGLVLTVARYSSPKGTAIHGKGVEPSVPVASTEEGQEPGTSHDPILEKALQLLAQPAKKAA, via the coding sequence CGGTCTCATCGGCTACGTGGCCGTGGGCTCCCTGCTCGGCCGCGTCCTGGGGGACACAAGCTACGGCCAGCTCGCCGTATTCAACGAGGTCGTGCGTCTCGTCCTCGAGGCCTATGTGGAGCCGGTCAACCTGGACCGGGCCATGGCCGGGGCCCGCCTCGGCCTGGGCGATGCCTTGGACGGCGACAGCGGCTATCTGGACCCCGAGGAGTTCCGCCTCTACCAGCAGCCGGCCAAGGAGACGGACGCCGAGATTGGCGCCGTGCTCACGCGCCGATTCGCGTTCCTCATGGTGGTCGCGGCCCGGCCGGGCTCCCCCGCCGAGCGCGCGGGCATCAAGAGCGGGGACATCATCCGGACGATCGACGGGAAGCACTCCCGGCCCCTGGCCGTGCCCACCGGCCAGCGGCTCCTGCGCGGCGCCCCCGGCTCCGTGGTCAAGCTCGGCATCCTGCGCGCGGGCAGCGATCCCCTCGAGGTCTCGGTGGTCCGGGAACGGCTGACCCCCGCCGCCCCCCACGGGAAAATGCTGGAGGACGGCACGGGCTACTTGAAGGTCGCGGAGTTCCCGGCCCGGGTGGCGGACGACGTGCGCAACGAGGTAGAAGCCCTGAAGCGCGGGGGCGCCAAGAGCCTGGTCCTGGACCTTCGCGACTCGGCCTACGGCCCGCCCGCGGAAGGGGTGAAGGTGGCCGAGGTCTTCGTCAAGGGCGGGGTGGTGGCCAAGCTCTCGGGCACCAAGGTGGCCGAGCAGGTCTTCACCGCCGACCCCGCGCGTTCGGCCTGGGACCGGCCCATGGCGGTCCTCGTGGACACGGGCACGGCGGGGGCGGCCGAGATCGTGGCCGCGGCCCTGCTCGATTCCGGCCGAGCCCCCGTGGTGGGCGAGCGGACGTTCGGCCGTGCCGGCGTCCAGAAGGCCGTGCCCCTGCCCGAGGGGGGATTGGTCCTGACCGTAGCCCGGTACTCCTCACCCAAGGGCACGGCGATCCACGGCAAGGGAGTCGAGCCCAGCGTGCCCGTGGCCTCGACCGAGGAGGGGCAGGAGCCGGGGACGAGCCACGACCCCATCCTCGAGAAGGCCCTTCAGCTCCTCGCGCAGCCGGCCAAGAAAGCGGCCTGA
- a CDS encoding HU family DNA-binding protein has translation MNKAELVARVAKDSGLTKADAGRALDAALDNVTKALKKGEKVTLVGFGTFGVSRRRARAGRNPQTGALIKISARRVPKFTAGKELKSAVR, from the coding sequence ATGAACAAAGCGGAGCTTGTTGCCCGGGTGGCGAAGGACTCGGGCCTCACCAAGGCCGATGCGGGGCGGGCCCTAGATGCCGCGCTGGACAACGTCACCAAGGCCCTGAAGAAGGGAGAGAAGGTGACCCTCGTCGGCTTCGGCACCTTCGGCGTTTCAAGGCGGCGCGCCCGCGCCGGCCGCAACCCTCAGACGGGAGCGCTCATCAAGATTTCGGCGCGACGGGTGCCCAAGTTCACGGCGGGCAAGGAGCTGAAGTCCGCCGTCCGCTGA
- a CDS encoding GWxTD domain-containing protein — protein sequence MSVRPKWWLAVAVLGLSVPRVLVALDKEDKKWLDEVKPIMLTDEEKSFRNLKDKADRLEFQKIFWARRNPDLEASTNEYQAEYQKAVAEADTKYKVAGRPGSTSDCGRVFILLGKPDEIKKEEGTVSPGLRPAETWIYKDRPNQTFTGGKAEIVFDTECRFPMGSRVSEQLNRVAEQRIAHPNIDYRLTKDGRLVKLADLLPKPTAAQALLKAPRQDFPVATQVGFLKVLDGGSAVLGLVRGEAAGLTVEEVGGKKTAKVVVVAQALDESGKAAAFAEQTTVAPVVDGALVASYRMGLKPGKYTLRAGALDEKTGKGSVATIPLEVPAFNKGELSLGTVLLLQDVEDLPAGSNPDPQNPYGAFTLGTARLIPHFGQTFTKSDSISIFYQFYDLKVDDATGKASGSAILSILRDGKAPVAKAPEQTIETVIGGNVVGPVPLGKYEPGKYVVQIKVTDKLAKKDVAQEVPFEIKP from the coding sequence ATGAGCGTGCGCCCGAAGTGGTGGCTTGCCGTGGCCGTCCTTGGTCTGAGCGTGCCCAGGGTGCTCGTGGCCCTCGACAAGGAAGACAAGAAGTGGCTGGACGAAGTAAAGCCCATCATGCTCACGGACGAGGAGAAATCGTTCCGCAACCTGAAGGACAAGGCCGACCGGCTGGAGTTCCAGAAGATCTTCTGGGCCCGCCGCAACCCTGACCTCGAGGCCTCCACGAACGAGTATCAGGCCGAATACCAAAAGGCGGTCGCGGAGGCGGACACAAAGTACAAGGTCGCGGGCCGTCCCGGCTCGACGAGCGACTGCGGCCGCGTCTTCATCCTCCTGGGCAAGCCGGACGAGATCAAGAAAGAGGAAGGGACGGTGAGCCCGGGCCTCCGCCCCGCGGAGACGTGGATCTACAAGGACCGGCCTAACCAGACCTTCACGGGCGGAAAGGCCGAGATTGTTTTCGACACCGAGTGTCGCTTTCCCATGGGCAGCCGGGTCTCCGAGCAGCTCAATCGGGTGGCGGAGCAGAGGATCGCCCACCCCAACATCGACTACCGCCTGACCAAGGACGGGCGCCTGGTCAAGCTGGCGGATCTTCTGCCCAAGCCCACGGCCGCCCAGGCCCTGCTCAAGGCCCCCCGCCAGGACTTCCCGGTCGCCACCCAGGTCGGATTCCTGAAGGTGCTGGACGGAGGGAGCGCGGTTCTGGGGCTGGTCCGGGGGGAGGCGGCGGGCCTCACCGTCGAGGAGGTCGGAGGCAAGAAGACGGCCAAGGTCGTGGTGGTCGCCCAGGCCCTGGACGAGAGCGGGAAGGCGGCCGCCTTCGCGGAGCAGACCACCGTCGCCCCCGTCGTCGACGGCGCCCTGGTGGCCTCGTACCGCATGGGCCTGAAGCCGGGCAAGTACACGCTCCGCGCGGGCGCCCTGGACGAGAAGACGGGCAAGGGCTCGGTGGCCACGATTCCGCTCGAGGTCCCGGCCTTCAACAAGGGCGAGCTGTCGCTCGGGACCGTGCTTCTGCTCCAGGACGTGGAGGACCTCCCCGCGGGCAGCAACCCCGATCCCCAGAACCCCTACGGCGCTTTCACGCTCGGGACGGCGCGTCTCATCCCGCATTTCGGACAGACGTTCACGAAGAGCGACTCCATTTCCATCTTCTACCAGTTCTACGACCTCAAGGTCGACGACGCCACCGGCAAGGCCTCCGGCAGCGCGATCCTCAGCATCCTCCGGGACGGGAAGGCGCCGGTGGCCAAGGCCCCCGAGCAGACCATCGAGACCGTGATCGGCGGCAACGTGGTGGGGCCGGTGCCGCTAGGGAAGTATGAGCCCGGCAAGTACGTGGTGCAGATCAAGGTGACGGACAAGCTGGCCAAGAAGGACGTGGCCCAAGAGGTTCCCTTCGAGATCAAGCCCTAG
- a CDS encoding penicillin-binding transpeptidase domain-containing protein: protein MRIRLGGLLLLFSLAAAALPAASPSAPHVRPPAVVLPLVIAPPGASERDLAVGEACRRELEGTGGAAVAMDPRTGRVLVVVNPGNALLRAYQPCSVFKIVVAIAGLSEGVITPETTYTCQKGCNLWPGHGVISLRRALAVSCNTYFEWIGEQLGYEKIQRYAHLLGLGSPSGINLTGETAGRVPEAVRPELVGHLSSHAAGITTTAVQLAVLLSAAINGGVVFQPQVGGPDDFVPKERWRLPEGTRLDGLAEGFLGAVNEGSAASAFDPDIVVAGKTGSCSQLGWFASYAPADRPELVIVVFMRRGNGHRASAVAGRIYQDLYKGGSPTAASGGF, encoded by the coding sequence ATGAGGATCAGGCTGGGCGGGCTGCTGCTGCTTTTTTCCCTCGCGGCCGCCGCGCTCCCTGCGGCCTCTCCCTCCGCCCCGCACGTCCGGCCTCCCGCCGTCGTCCTGCCCCTGGTGATTGCGCCCCCCGGCGCGTCCGAGCGGGACCTCGCCGTGGGCGAGGCCTGCCGCCGCGAGCTGGAGGGCACGGGCGGGGCCGCGGTGGCGATGGACCCGCGCACGGGCCGGGTGCTCGTGGTCGTGAATCCCGGCAACGCGCTCCTAAGGGCCTACCAGCCCTGCTCGGTCTTCAAGATCGTGGTCGCCATCGCCGGCCTGTCGGAAGGCGTGATCACGCCCGAGACCACCTACACCTGCCAGAAGGGCTGCAACCTGTGGCCCGGGCACGGGGTCATCAGCCTGCGGCGGGCCCTGGCCGTCTCCTGCAACACTTATTTCGAGTGGATCGGTGAGCAGCTCGGCTACGAGAAGATCCAGCGCTACGCCCACCTCCTCGGCCTCGGATCCCCCTCCGGCATCAATCTCACCGGGGAGACGGCGGGTCGGGTGCCGGAAGCGGTGCGGCCGGAGCTGGTCGGGCACCTCTCGAGCCACGCGGCGGGAATCACGACCACCGCGGTGCAGCTCGCGGTCCTGCTCTCCGCCGCCATCAACGGCGGGGTCGTCTTCCAGCCGCAGGTGGGGGGACCCGACGACTTCGTGCCCAAGGAGCGCTGGCGGCTTCCGGAGGGGACCCGGCTGGATGGCCTGGCCGAGGGGTTCCTGGGCGCCGTGAACGAGGGCAGCGCGGCCAGCGCGTTCGACCCCGACATTGTGGTGGCCGGGAAGACGGGCTCGTGTTCCCAGCTCGGGTGGTTCGCCTCTTACGCGCCCGCCGACCGCCCCGAGCTTGTGATCGTGGTCTTCATGAGGCGCGGCAACGGGCACCGCGCCTCAGCCGTGGCGGGCCGCATCTACCAGGACCTCTACAAGGGCGGAAGCCCCACCGCCGCCTCCGGCGGGTTCTGA
- a CDS encoding PEGA domain-containing protein translates to MTVRHVALALALGSLAALPLWADHGQHGGGGGSSGGHSFSSPGTHNAGVASPRSSSSGSSGRTLAESRHPRAGTGTAGFYGGGFYGGSRFYRPYYSPRFFGSFYYGWPYFYDPFYFSGYYGGGYYGGGYYGGYYGAPGYYGSRYGDRASLRVMVNPDKTRVFVDGYYAGVADDFDGLFQRLHVSPGRHLITLKLEGYRTHSMRVYVGAGSTLKIRFDMVKGSGEDPVEDLAGDLGTDAERNDDRARPAERYDDHARPAERDRDVSGDERHDRDRVRVEVRDSGRLRLDVQPADASVYVDGQFRGTARQVGELELPPGRHRLEIVRPGFRTDDRDVDVEAGRTRDLRVELQRP, encoded by the coding sequence ATGACGGTACGACACGTGGCACTTGCTCTGGCTCTTGGGAGCCTGGCCGCCCTACCGCTATGGGCCGATCACGGCCAGCATGGCGGCGGCGGCGGGTCGTCTGGCGGGCACTCCTTCTCGTCGCCCGGGACGCATAACGCGGGTGTCGCCTCTCCTCGGTCCTCGAGTTCGGGGAGTTCGGGCAGGACCCTCGCCGAGAGCCGCCATCCGCGGGCGGGCACGGGGACGGCCGGCTTCTACGGGGGTGGCTTCTACGGGGGTTCCCGCTTCTACCGCCCCTACTACTCTCCCCGCTTCTTCGGGTCCTTCTACTACGGCTGGCCCTACTTCTACGACCCCTTCTACTTCAGCGGGTATTACGGCGGTGGGTACTACGGCGGCGGGTATTACGGGGGTTACTACGGCGCTCCCGGCTACTACGGCTCTCGCTACGGCGACCGCGCCAGCCTCCGGGTGATGGTGAACCCGGACAAGACGCGGGTCTTCGTGGACGGCTACTACGCAGGGGTGGCGGACGACTTCGACGGCTTGTTCCAGCGGCTGCACGTCTCCCCCGGTCGCCACTTGATCACGCTGAAGCTGGAGGGCTACCGGACGCACAGCATGAGGGTGTATGTGGGCGCGGGATCGACCCTCAAGATCCGCTTCGACATGGTCAAAGGATCGGGCGAGGATCCCGTCGAGGACCTGGCCGGAGACCTGGGAACCGACGCCGAGCGGAACGACGACCGCGCCCGTCCCGCGGAGCGGTACGACGACCACGCCCGTCCCGCCGAGCGGGACCGCGACGTCTCCGGAGACGAGCGGCATGACCGCGACCGTGTCCGCGTCGAGGTGCGCGACTCAGGCCGCCTGCGCCTAGACGTGCAGCCGGCCGACGCCTCTGTGTACGTGGACGGCCAGTTCCGAGGGACGGCGCGCCAGGTCGGAGAGCTGGAGCTGCCCCCCGGACGGCATCGGCTGGAGATCGTGCGCCCCGGATTCCGGACGGACGACCGTGACGTCGATGTCGAGGCCGGACGGACCCGTGACCTGAGGGTTGAGCTGCAGCGTCCCTAG
- the lpxB gene encoding lipid-A-disaccharide synthase — MRLLVSCGEPSGDLYGGELLRHLRLLLPELEVFGLGGDRLREQEVHLLAHVRDLAVVGLLEVLSHLRRIRGVFRGLLAEVDRKPPDLAVLIDYPDFNLRLARELNRRGVRVLYYVSPQIWAWRRGRIRTIREAVSQMLVIFPFEEPLYKEAGVPVTFVGHPLVDLVRPAPDRAAFLASLGLDPSRPVVAVLPGSRRKEIAHNLPPLLGALRLLAQARPDAQFLLAAAPSIDAAALEGQLSGLPVRLVQDKTHAVLGAATLALVASGTATVEAALLGTPMIVVYRLSALTYALGRPLVRVPHVAMANLIAGERLAPELIQGGFTPERVAAEALGLLGDPARLAGMREALGEVRRRLGPPGASARAAEIVRANLPPK; from the coding sequence ATGCGTCTCCTTGTCTCCTGCGGCGAGCCCTCCGGCGACCTCTATGGCGGCGAGCTGCTTCGGCACCTTCGCCTCCTCCTGCCGGAGCTGGAGGTCTTTGGCCTCGGCGGCGACCGGCTGCGGGAGCAGGAGGTTCACCTCCTGGCCCACGTTCGGGATCTGGCCGTCGTGGGCCTGCTCGAGGTCCTTTCCCACCTGCGGAGGATCCGCGGCGTTTTTCGGGGGCTCCTCGCCGAGGTCGACCGGAAGCCGCCCGATCTTGCCGTCCTCATCGACTACCCGGACTTCAACCTGCGCCTGGCCCGCGAGCTCAACCGCCGGGGCGTGCGCGTCCTCTACTACGTCTCGCCCCAGATCTGGGCCTGGCGCCGCGGCCGCATAAGGACCATCCGGGAGGCGGTCTCCCAGATGCTCGTCATCTTTCCCTTCGAGGAGCCCCTTTATAAGGAGGCGGGCGTTCCCGTCACCTTCGTGGGCCATCCCCTGGTGGATCTGGTGCGGCCCGCGCCCGACCGCGCCGCCTTCCTCGCCAGCCTCGGTCTGGACCCGTCGCGGCCCGTGGTGGCGGTGCTGCCCGGCAGCCGCAGGAAGGAGATCGCCCACAACCTCCCGCCCCTTCTGGGCGCCCTCCGCTTGCTCGCCCAAGCCCGGCCCGATGCGCAGTTCCTGCTCGCGGCCGCGCCCTCGATCGACGCGGCTGCCCTCGAAGGCCAGCTCTCTGGCCTCCCCGTCCGCCTCGTCCAGGACAAGACCCACGCCGTCCTCGGCGCGGCCACCCTCGCCCTGGTGGCCTCCGGGACCGCGACCGTGGAGGCGGCTCTCCTGGGGACGCCCATGATTGTGGTCTACCGCCTGTCGGCCCTCACCTACGCCCTCGGTCGGCCCCTGGTTCGGGTCCCCCACGTCGCCATGGCCAACCTGATCGCCGGAGAGCGCCTGGCGCCCGAGCTTATCCAGGGTGGCTTCACCCCGGAGCGGGTTGCGGCGGAGGCGCTCGGCCTCCTGGGCGATCCGGCAAGGCTCGCGGGCATGAGGGAGGCGCTCGGCGAGGTCCGGCGGCGCCTCGGTCCGCCAGGGGCCTCCGCCCGGGCGGCCGAAATCGTCCGGGCCAACCTCCCTCCAAAATAG
- a CDS encoding response regulator, translating to MAKRILVVDDDENILSLERTILEQKGFDVTGAGGGAEALKLLADQVFDLVLLDVMMPEVDGFTVCRKIKEDPRLKDVPVIFLTAKGGGEALAEGFESGAIMYINKPFTANKLLTIVNTMLESGPKLN from the coding sequence ATGGCCAAGAGGATCCTTGTCGTGGACGATGACGAGAACATCCTGAGCCTCGAGCGGACCATCTTGGAGCAGAAGGGCTTCGACGTGACGGGGGCGGGCGGGGGCGCGGAGGCGTTGAAGCTCCTCGCGGACCAGGTCTTCGACCTCGTCCTCCTGGACGTGATGATGCCGGAGGTCGACGGCTTCACCGTCTGCCGCAAGATCAAGGAGGATCCCCGCTTGAAGGACGTGCCCGTGATCTTCTTGACCGCCAAGGGGGGCGGGGAGGCCCTGGCCGAGGGCTTCGAGTCCGGCGCCATCATGTACATCAACAAGCCGTTCACCGCCAACAAGCTCCTCACCATCGTGAACACGATGCTGGAGTCGGGTCCGAAGCTGAACTGA
- a CDS encoding PfkB family carbohydrate kinase, with amino-acid sequence MSILVVGSVAYDTVETPFGRAERVLGGSASFFAVAASFFAPVNLVGVVGRDFGEAQLAAFRGRPIDLEGLERMEGATFHWQGKYSYDLNSRETICTDLNVFEFFKPKIPARYRGSSHVFLGNIDPVLQREVLAQVDNPRVVACDTMNFWISGKPNELQETLKRVDILLVNDAEARQLSGEWNIVKAARAIRAMGPKTLVVKKGEHGVLMFSEAGSFAAPAYPLEDVFDPTGAGDTFAGGFLGYLAAAPAGAGEGVLRQAVIMGSALASFCVEAFSLDRLLTLTRPEIDERFRLFKSLTQFDNI; translated from the coding sequence ATGTCCATACTGGTCGTGGGCAGCGTGGCGTACGACACCGTGGAGACCCCCTTCGGGCGGGCGGAGCGGGTCCTCGGGGGCAGCGCATCCTTTTTCGCCGTGGCCGCCTCCTTCTTCGCCCCCGTGAACCTGGTGGGGGTGGTGGGGCGGGACTTCGGAGAGGCGCAGCTCGCCGCCTTCCGCGGACGCCCGATCGATCTCGAGGGCCTGGAGCGCATGGAGGGCGCGACCTTCCACTGGCAGGGCAAGTACTCCTACGACCTCAACTCCCGGGAGACCATCTGCACCGACCTCAACGTCTTCGAGTTCTTCAAGCCCAAGATCCCCGCCCGCTATCGCGGCTCCTCCCACGTGTTCCTGGGAAACATCGATCCCGTCCTGCAGCGGGAGGTGCTGGCCCAGGTGGACAACCCCCGGGTGGTGGCCTGCGACACCATGAACTTCTGGATCTCGGGGAAGCCCAATGAGCTCCAAGAGACCCTGAAGCGGGTGGACATCCTGCTCGTGAACGACGCCGAGGCCCGGCAGCTCTCGGGAGAGTGGAACATCGTCAAGGCCGCGCGGGCCATCCGGGCCATGGGCCCCAAGACCCTGGTCGTGAAGAAGGGGGAGCACGGTGTCCTCATGTTCTCCGAGGCGGGCTCCTTCGCCGCTCCCGCCTACCCCCTGGAGGATGTGTTCGACCCCACGGGGGCGGGCGATACCTTCGCGGGGGGCTTCCTGGGCTATCTCGCGGCCGCGCCCGCGGGGGCGGGAGAGGGCGTGCTGCGCCAGGCCGTGATCATGGGCAGCGCGCTCGCCTCCTTCTGCGTGGAGGCGTTCAGCCTCGACCGCCTGCTCACCCTGACCCGCCCCGAGATCGATGAGCGCTTCCGGCTCTTCAAGAGCCTGACCCAGTTCGACAACATCTGA
- the mtnP gene encoding S-methyl-5'-thioadenosine phosphorylase, with translation MSESVRIGIIGGSGLYEMEGFRDRSEVAVETPFGPPSDSLVIGTLEGKRVAFLPRHARGHRLLPGELNFRANIFALKALGVEWILSVSAVGSLKEAYAPLHMVIPDQFVDRTTQRVSSFFGRGLVAHVAFAHPFCPNLSRVMAAACSEAGVTHHVGGTYLCIEGPQFSTRAESELYRSWGMDIIGMTNLQEAKLAREAEICYSTLAMVTDYDCWHPQHDSVTAEYIISNLGKNAAAAQAVLKTALRHLPIPRGCECAEALKSALVTPSHLVPDKVKRELAPVIGKYIS, from the coding sequence GTGAGCGAGAGCGTGCGGATCGGCATCATCGGGGGAAGCGGCCTCTACGAGATGGAGGGCTTCCGCGACCGAAGCGAGGTGGCGGTGGAAACGCCCTTCGGGCCGCCCTCGGACAGCCTGGTGATCGGGACGCTGGAGGGGAAGCGGGTGGCCTTCCTGCCCCGCCACGCCCGAGGGCATCGCTTGCTGCCGGGGGAGCTCAACTTCCGGGCCAACATCTTCGCCCTGAAAGCCCTGGGCGTGGAGTGGATCCTGTCCGTCTCCGCGGTGGGCTCCTTGAAGGAGGCCTACGCGCCCCTGCACATGGTGATCCCCGACCAGTTCGTGGACCGCACCACCCAGCGCGTTTCCAGCTTCTTCGGCCGCGGGCTCGTGGCCCACGTGGCCTTCGCCCATCCCTTCTGCCCCAATCTCTCGCGCGTCATGGCGGCGGCCTGCTCGGAGGCGGGGGTCACCCATCACGTGGGGGGGACCTACCTCTGCATCGAGGGGCCGCAGTTCTCCACCCGGGCCGAGTCCGAGCTCTACCGTTCCTGGGGGATGGACATCATCGGCATGACCAACCTGCAGGAGGCCAAGCTGGCCCGGGAGGCGGAGATCTGCTACTCGACGCTCGCCATGGTCACGGACTACGACTGCTGGCACCCCCAGCACGACTCCGTGACCGCGGAGTACATCATCTCCAACCTGGGCAAGAACGCGGCCGCCGCCCAGGCCGTGCTCAAGACGGCCCTGCGCCATCTCCCCATCCCCCGGGGCTGCGAGTGCGCGGAGGCCCTGAAGTCCGCGCTCGTGACCCCCTCCCACCTGGTCCCGGACAAGGTCAAGCGCGAACTGGCCCCCGTCATCGGCAAGTACATCTCCTAG
- a CDS encoding MBL fold metallo-hydrolase: protein MLELGNIRVHILHDGAFALDGGALFGVVPRGLWEKTDPPDEKNRVTLGLNVALVETAGRRILVDTGMGDKWNEKERGLYGIERSSTLLGSLRALGLGPADIDIVINTHLHFDHAGGNTRLEEGRPVPTFPRARYLVQKGEWEDATRPHERSRASYREVDIAPLAEARQVDLLDGHAEVAPGVRVVRVGGHTAHHQMVIVEGGGNALYIPTDLLPTTSHLPLPFVMSYDLYPVATLEAKRELLKKAAESDAWLLFYHDRETPLGRVCREGDRYRLSEGGE, encoded by the coding sequence GTGCTCGAGCTCGGAAACATCCGGGTCCACATCCTGCACGACGGAGCCTTCGCTCTGGACGGAGGGGCCCTCTTCGGGGTGGTGCCGCGCGGCCTCTGGGAGAAGACCGATCCCCCGGACGAAAAGAACCGTGTCACCCTCGGCCTCAATGTGGCCCTCGTCGAGACTGCGGGCCGAAGGATCCTCGTGGACACCGGCATGGGCGACAAGTGGAACGAGAAGGAGCGGGGCCTCTACGGCATCGAGAGATCGTCGACCCTCCTCGGCTCCCTGCGAGCGCTGGGCCTCGGCCCCGCGGACATCGACATCGTGATCAACACCCACCTCCACTTCGACCACGCCGGGGGCAACACCCGGCTCGAGGAGGGGAGGCCGGTCCCGACCTTTCCCCGCGCGCGCTATCTGGTCCAGAAGGGGGAATGGGAGGACGCCACCCGGCCCCACGAGCGCAGCCGGGCGTCGTATCGGGAGGTCGATATCGCTCCTCTCGCCGAGGCTCGCCAGGTGGATCTGCTCGACGGTCATGCGGAGGTGGCGCCGGGGGTGCGGGTGGTGAGGGTGGGGGGCCACACCGCGCATCATCAAATGGTGATCGTGGAGGGAGGGGGGAACGCCCTCTACATCCCCACCGACCTCCTCCCCACCACGAGCCATCTGCCCCTCCCCTTCGTCATGAGCTACGATCTCTACCCGGTGGCGACGCTGGAGGCGAAGCGGGAGCTGCTCAAAAAGGCCGCGGAGAGCGACGCCTGGCTCCTCTTCTATCACGACCGGGAGACGCCGCTGGGGCGGGTCTGTCGCGAGGGTGACCGCTATCGGCTGAGCGAGGGGGGAGAGTGA
- the mce gene encoding methylmalonyl-CoA epimerase, with protein MKILKIDHLGIAVPSLAEAMKAWEALGFTRESTHEVPTERVRAAFLPVGESRLELLEPTDPRSVIARFLEKRGGLHHVCVLVDDLEAALAELKARKVRLIDEAPRAGADGSRVAFIHPQAAGGVLLELKQAPAGAPGPERT; from the coding sequence ATGAAGATTCTCAAGATCGATCACCTGGGCATCGCGGTGCCGAGCCTGGCCGAGGCGATGAAGGCCTGGGAGGCCCTGGGCTTCACGCGGGAGTCGACACACGAGGTGCCCACGGAGAGGGTCCGGGCCGCCTTCTTGCCCGTGGGCGAGTCCCGACTAGAGCTCCTCGAGCCCACCGATCCCCGCTCCGTGATCGCCCGCTTCCTCGAGAAGCGGGGGGGCCTGCACCACGTCTGCGTGCTCGTGGATGACCTCGAGGCCGCCCTCGCGGAGCTGAAGGCCCGGAAGGTGCGGCTCATCGACGAGGCCCCGCGGGCGGGCGCCGATGGCTCCCGGGTGGCCTTCATCCACCCCCAGGCGGCCGGAGGCGTGCTGCTGGAGCTGAAGCAAGCCCCGGCCGGCGCACCGGGGCCCGAGCGGACCTGA
- the meaB gene encoding methylmalonyl Co-A mutase-associated GTPase MeaB, translating to MKKPKKKARSRSPALVEGVLEGDVRSVARAITLVEEAGPEARRLLAALFPHAGRALVLGLTGPPGAGKSTLVDRMTAHLRRKGKTVGIVAVDPTSPFSGGAILGDRIRMQAHATDSGVFIRSMATRGHLGGLAAATGDVLTVLAASGKDVLLVETVGVGQAEVEIVGTADVSIVVLLPGLGDEVQTLKAGIMEIADVFVVNKADREGVERVVAEIESMLSLAAHDGHIPPIVRTVATEDQGVDDLLKAVETFRVWAEATGLLARKRRVHLRRQLEDTIRERLLGRMRTRYLSPPELERTVDRLARRRLDPLTAADRLLKKMGLS from the coding sequence ATGAAAAAGCCGAAGAAGAAAGCGAGGAGCCGGTCCCCGGCCCTGGTCGAGGGCGTGCTCGAGGGCGACGTGCGCTCGGTGGCCCGGGCCATCACCCTCGTGGAGGAGGCGGGGCCGGAAGCCCGCCGCCTGCTCGCCGCCCTCTTCCCCCACGCGGGGCGCGCGCTCGTCCTGGGCCTGACCGGGCCGCCGGGAGCGGGCAAGTCCACCCTCGTGGACCGCATGACCGCCCATCTCCGCCGGAAGGGCAAGACGGTGGGGATCGTGGCCGTGGATCCCACCTCCCCCTTCAGCGGGGGCGCCATCCTGGGCGACCGCATCCGCATGCAGGCCCACGCCACGGACAGCGGGGTCTTCATCCGCTCCATGGCCACCCGCGGCCACCTGGGGGGCCTGGCCGCGGCCACCGGCGATGTCCTGACCGTCCTCGCCGCCTCCGGCAAGGACGTGCTCCTGGTGGAGACGGTGGGGGTGGGCCAGGCCGAGGTGGAGATCGTGGGCACCGCGGACGTGAGCATCGTGGTCCTCCTCCCCGGCCTCGGAGACGAGGTGCAGACCCTGAAGGCGGGGATCATGGAGATCGCGGACGTGTTCGTGGTGAACAAGGCCGACCGGGAGGGCGTGGAGCGGGTGGTGGCGGAGATCGAGTCCATGCTCTCCCTGGCCGCGCACGACGGCCACATCCCCCCGATCGTGCGCACGGTGGCCACCGAGGACCAGGGGGTGGACGACCTGCTCAAGGCGGTGGAGACCTTCCGCGTCTGGGCCGAGGCCACCGGCCTCCTGGCCCGCAAGCGGCGGGTCCACCTCCGCCGCCAGCTGGAGGACACGATCAGGGAGAGGCTCCTGGGCCGGATGCGGACCCGGTACCTCTCCCCCCCCGAGCTGGAGCGGACGGTGGACCGCCTGGCCCGCCGTCGGCTGGACCCCCTGACCGCCGCCGACCGGCTCTTGAAGAAGATGGGACTCTCATGA